In Clostridium sp., one DNA window encodes the following:
- a CDS encoding late competence development ComFB family protein: MIKNYMEEIVDRLLPKVLENYDDICKCPKCIDDIKAITLNNLPSKYISTEKGLLYVKLNELSDKFNTNIVKEIALAIDIVSKNPSHGTVKK, translated from the coding sequence TTGATCAAAAATTATATGGAAGAAATTGTAGACAGGCTGCTGCCTAAAGTTCTTGAAAACTATGATGATATTTGCAAATGTCCAAAATGTATTGATGATATAAAAGCCATAACATTGAACAACTTGCCTTCTAAGTACATATCAACTGAAAAAGGTCTATTATATGTCAAGCTAAATGAACTTTCCGACAAGTTCAATACAAATATAGTAAAGGAAATAGCTCTGGCCATAGATATTGTATCCAAAAATCCTTCTCACGGTACAGTAAAAAAATGA
- a CDS encoding BglG family transcription antiterminator yields MYSINEFTARQKFIINTILDKNSLGINELSTQFDVSSRTILREVNAINRVLKRTNVKIYDNNSDLSIMGKKEDICRLRDSLGGIPAQWLMNQEQRLLLITAQLLLIDESYKLAFFSYQLNVTESTISLYMDKIERWLRVRYIRLVRKRGHGITTDGPEWIKRNSFVELIYELKPIDKLCSYIYGSTEDTIMNAFFKILFEDKLIPISKKIVEICEKSLSSMDDITYFNSLIYVLISLKKSGLGHSIKLPDYLIHDVLSSERFQFIYDIKEYLVSVNMALSDSELTYIAINLLGDKYIYKENGRFEEFGVSFEQISRELVYEVERKLNSKIKCDDQLITGLSQHINSALYRVNMDIPVKNTILQEIKEYYSSLFEIVDYSCKLIFSKYNIAMSQDEIGFITMHIGSALERSNSLNNKFSVLVICPNGIGTAKMLFSRLKAAINDIESITIKSFKDCTEEDNKYDIVISTVNIDFSGKLKMDDVIVVSPFLKKDDIDRINSHIARLIKKNNTFNKNEFTVGKKDMSQEEKCKIIDNLVNGIRVQNIETESFEELVRLICRDVYDCGVISDIEQIENLIITREKLGNVVIPNSHMSLLHTRSDCVVRPFMGVYRLKENMKLRSIGFDCENVDTFIVLLAKKKEHPFVLEQMGRISMSLIEKKNISKILRKYDIENLRIEMDEILNREEV; encoded by the coding sequence GTGTATAGTATAAATGAATTTACTGCAAGGCAAAAATTTATTATAAATACAATACTGGATAAGAATTCATTGGGCATTAATGAACTTTCCACACAATTTGATGTTAGCAGTCGAACTATACTCAGGGAAGTCAATGCAATTAACAGAGTTTTGAAACGGACCAATGTGAAAATATACGATAATAATTCAGACTTGAGCATAATGGGGAAAAAAGAAGATATTTGCCGCCTCAGAGATTCCTTGGGCGGCATACCGGCACAATGGCTTATGAATCAGGAACAAAGATTATTGTTGATTACAGCCCAACTGCTTTTGATAGATGAATCCTATAAGCTGGCATTCTTCAGTTATCAGTTGAATGTAACGGAATCTACCATAAGCCTTTATATGGATAAAATTGAAAGATGGCTTAGAGTCAGATATATAAGACTTGTAAGAAAAAGGGGACATGGAATAACAACTGATGGTCCCGAGTGGATTAAAAGGAATTCTTTTGTAGAGTTGATTTATGAATTGAAACCTATAGACAAACTGTGTTCGTATATATATGGAAGTACGGAAGATACTATTATGAATGCATTTTTTAAAATTTTGTTTGAGGATAAACTGATTCCGATTTCCAAAAAAATAGTGGAAATTTGTGAGAAATCTTTATCCAGCATGGATGATATAACTTATTTCAACTCCTTGATATATGTTCTTATATCTTTAAAAAAGTCTGGATTGGGACATTCTATAAAATTGCCTGACTATTTAATTCATGATGTGCTTTCCTCCGAGAGGTTTCAATTTATTTATGATATAAAAGAGTACTTGGTATCTGTCAATATGGCTCTCTCGGATAGTGAACTGACATATATAGCAATAAACCTCCTTGGAGATAAGTATATTTATAAGGAAAATGGAAGGTTTGAAGAATTTGGAGTCTCTTTCGAGCAGATATCACGAGAACTTGTATATGAGGTTGAAAGAAAATTAAACAGCAAAATAAAGTGTGATGACCAGTTGATTACCGGGTTATCCCAGCATATCAATTCAGCACTTTATAGAGTCAATATGGATATACCGGTAAAAAATACAATACTTCAGGAAATAAAAGAATATTACAGCAGCCTTTTTGAAATTGTGGACTATTCGTGTAAATTGATATTTTCAAAATATAATATAGCAATGTCACAGGATGAAATAGGATTTATAACGATGCACATTGGTTCGGCACTTGAGAGGTCAAATAGCTTGAACAACAAATTTTCAGTTCTTGTAATATGTCCAAATGGAATAGGAACTGCAAAAATGCTTTTTAGCAGACTCAAAGCAGCAATAAATGATATAGAGAGTATAACCATCAAGTCTTTTAAAGATTGTACTGAGGAAGATAATAAATATGATATAGTAATTTCCACCGTAAATATTGATTTCAGCGGGAAATTAAAAATGGATGATGTAATAGTGGTTTCACCGTTCTTGAAAAAAGATGATATAGACAGGATAAATAGTCACATTGCCAGACTTATCAAGAAAAACAATACTTTTAACAAGAATGAATTTACTGTTGGTAAAAAGGATATGTCACAAGAAGAGAAGTGTAAAATAATAGATAATCTTGTAAATGGCATACGTGTTCAGAATATAGAAACAGAATCTTTTGAAGAACTTGTCAGATTAATTTGCAGGGATGTCTATGATTGCGGCGTTATAAGCGATATTGAGCAAATTGAAAATCTTATAATTACAAGGGAAAAGCTTGGCAATGTAGTAATACCGAATTCCCATATGTCACTTCTTCATACCAGGTCAGACTGTGTTGTAAGACCATTTATGGGAGTGTATAGACTTAAGGAAAACATGAAGTTAAGGAGTATTGGATTTGATTGTGAAAATGTAGATACTTTTATAGTACTGCTTGCCAAAAAGAAGGAACATCCTTTCGTACTTGAGCAGATGGGCAGGATAAGTATGTCTTTGATAGAGAAAAAAAACATATCCAAAATCTTGAGAAAATATGATATTGAAAATCTACGTATTGAAATGGATGAAATACTGAATAGGGAGGAAGTATAA
- a CDS encoding M20 metallopeptidase family protein, giving the protein MNDIKELVKKYYPEVVDLRRYFHRHPEISKREFNTQKKIFGVLGTLDLDIRKAAGTGIIADLKGKEPGKTIAIRADIDALAIDEEGDKPYKSQNKGACHACGHDGHTSILLGAAKILSHFKSEIKGNIRFIFQPSEEEVADGSGAAAIIRDGGLKNVDAIIGLHLWQSLPIGTAGISPGPVMAASDEFTIIIEGKAGHASMPHQTIDSILTASEIVVALNTIVGRDVDPMKQAVVSVGVFQSGKIYNAIAGKAVLKGTIRSLDENVRKNVYSHIKKIVEDICDMTGAKCSLKRDLCTYVLENDPKVTSIVLEAGREVLGKKAHKIPPFMSSEDFSYYLQEVPGCFIFVGINNPEKNIVYPQHHPKFDIDEISLSYGLEILSRSALKLLDRF; this is encoded by the coding sequence ATGAATGATATAAAAGAACTTGTGAAAAAATATTATCCTGAAGTAGTAGATTTACGGAGATATTTTCACAGACATCCGGAAATCAGCAAACGGGAATTCAATACTCAGAAAAAAATTTTTGGTGTGCTGGGCACACTGGATCTTGATATAAGAAAAGCAGCAGGAACCGGCATCATAGCTGACCTAAAGGGCAAAGAGCCTGGAAAAACCATAGCTATACGTGCAGATATAGATGCACTGGCTATAGACGAGGAAGGAGATAAACCTTATAAATCACAAAACAAAGGCGCATGCCATGCCTGCGGTCATGACGGACATACTTCTATACTATTGGGAGCGGCAAAAATTCTATCACATTTTAAAAGTGAAATCAAAGGTAATATAAGATTCATATTTCAGCCAAGTGAAGAAGAGGTTGCAGATGGATCAGGTGCTGCAGCCATCATAAGGGACGGTGGGCTTAAAAATGTGGATGCAATCATAGGACTGCATCTATGGCAGTCACTTCCAATAGGTACAGCAGGTATATCTCCCGGACCTGTAATGGCTGCAAGCGATGAATTTACCATAATAATAGAGGGAAAAGCCGGTCATGCTTCCATGCCCCATCAGACAATAGATTCAATACTGACTGCATCGGAAATTGTAGTTGCATTGAACACTATTGTGGGGAGGGATGTAGATCCCATGAAACAAGCGGTTGTATCCGTAGGCGTATTCCAATCCGGGAAAATTTACAATGCCATAGCTGGAAAGGCAGTATTAAAGGGAACTATACGATCTCTCGATGAAAATGTCCGAAAAAATGTATATTCCCATATAAAAAAAATCGTAGAGGATATATGTGACATGACTGGGGCTAAATGCAGTTTGAAAAGAGATCTATGTACTTACGTTCTTGAAAATGACCCTAAAGTTACAAGCATAGTACTTGAAGCCGGAAGAGAAGTTTTAGGTAAAAAGGCACACAAGATACCGCCTTTTATGAGTAGTGAAGATTTTTCCTACTATCTTCAGGAAGTACCTGGATGTTTCATATTTGTCGGAATAAACAATCCTGAAAAAAATATTGTATATCCCCAGCATCATCCTAAATTCGACATAGACGAGATATCATTGTCATATGGATTGGAAATTCTAAGCAGGTCAGCTCTCAAATTGCTGGATAGATTCTAA
- a CDS encoding zinc-binding dehydrogenase, translating into MKTRAVRLYGKNDLRLEEFELPEIKDDEILVKVVSDSICMSTYKAAVQGPDHKRVPKDVDKNPVIVGHEFAGDIIKVGNKWRGQFEEGGKFAQQPALNYKGSMASPGYSYKYFGGDATYMIIPHEVMELGCLLNYNGDSYYEASLAEPMSCIIGAYHACFHTKMGSYHHEMGIKKGGKLVLLAAAGPMGLGAVEYVINCDRRPSLLVVTDIDDARIKRAEEIFDKDKIKSEKGIDIEFVNTKNIENSSEYLIKMTGGTGFDDVYAYTPVRQVVEEADRILGRDGCLNFFAGPTDKNFSGELNYYNVHYGSTHVIGTTGGNTDDLKESLRMTEEGSMNPAVMVTHIGGLNCVPETTLNLPNIPGGKKLIYTNINMELTAIDDFEEKGRTDPLFAELAKITRKHNGLWSTEAEKYLLDTLK; encoded by the coding sequence ATGAAAACAAGAGCCGTAAGACTTTATGGGAAAAATGATTTGAGATTGGAGGAATTTGAACTTCCTGAAATAAAAGATGATGAAATACTTGTAAAGGTAGTATCCGACAGCATATGTATGTCAACATACAAAGCTGCTGTGCAGGGACCTGACCACAAAAGAGTTCCCAAAGATGTGGACAAAAATCCTGTAATAGTTGGACATGAGTTTGCTGGTGATATAATAAAGGTTGGGAACAAATGGAGAGGACAGTTTGAGGAAGGTGGAAAATTTGCACAGCAGCCTGCTCTCAATTACAAGGGAAGCATGGCATCACCCGGTTATTCGTACAAATACTTCGGAGGAGATGCAACATACATGATAATACCTCACGAGGTAATGGAACTTGGCTGTCTGTTGAATTATAATGGAGACTCCTACTATGAAGCATCCCTGGCAGAGCCAATGTCATGTATAATAGGTGCATATCATGCATGTTTCCATACTAAAATGGGTTCCTATCATCATGAAATGGGAATAAAAAAAGGAGGTAAGCTTGTACTTCTTGCTGCAGCAGGTCCGATGGGACTTGGAGCTGTAGAATATGTAATAAATTGTGACAGGAGACCGTCTCTCCTTGTTGTAACGGATATAGACGATGCCAGGATAAAAAGGGCAGAGGAAATATTTGATAAAGACAAGATCAAGAGTGAAAAGGGCATAGATATAGAATTTGTCAACACAAAAAATATAGAGAATTCTTCCGAGTATCTTATAAAGATGACAGGAGGTACTGGATTTGACGATGTATATGCCTATACACCTGTAAGGCAGGTAGTAGAGGAAGCTGACAGGATACTTGGAAGGGATGGATGCCTGAATTTCTTCGCAGGTCCTACGGATAAAAACTTCAGTGGAGAGCTCAATTACTATAATGTTCACTATGGATCAACCCATGTTATAGGTACTACAGGAGGAAATACGGATGATCTTAAAGAATCACTAAGGATGACTGAGGAAGGTTCCATGAATCCGGCAGTAATGGTTACACATATAGGAGGCTTGAACTGTGTTCCTGAAACTACATTGAATCTTCCCAATATTCCTGGAGGCAAGAAGCTCATATATACAAATATAAATATGGAACTTACTGCTATAGACGATTTTGAGGAAAAGGGCAGGACAGATCCCCTATTTGCAGAACTTGCAAAAATAACGAGAAAACACAACGGACTCTGGAGCACCGAAGCCGAGAAGTATCTTCTTGATACACTTAAATAA
- a CDS encoding PTS sugar transporter subunit IIA produces the protein MEPEVLCENNILLNVKSESKNEAIRRVGNLLVQNGYVDDKYIEGMIKRNEDISTYIGNGVAIPHGMNEYVKYIRHSGIVIAQYRDGVDFGEGNTAYLVIGIAGKNDDHMNILSKIAIVCQYDKNVKKLVKSDDKKEIIRTILEEE, from the coding sequence ATGGAACCAGAAGTACTTTGTGAAAATAATATACTGCTGAATGTTAAAAGTGAATCAAAAAACGAAGCTATCAGGAGAGTTGGCAATTTACTTGTTCAAAATGGGTATGTAGATGATAAGTACATTGAAGGAATGATAAAAAGGAATGAAGATATAAGTACGTATATAGGCAATGGGGTGGCAATACCACATGGAATGAATGAATATGTGAAGTATATAAGACATTCAGGAATCGTAATTGCACAATATAGAGATGGTGTGGATTTTGGGGAAGGAAATACTGCATATCTTGTAATAGGAATTGCAGGCAAGAATGATGACCATATGAATATACTGTCCAAAATAGCAATAGTTTGTCAGTACGATAAGAATGTGAAAAAGCTGGTAAAGTCAGATGACAAGAAGGAAATAATCAGAACAATTTTGGAAGAAGAATAA